From the Ancylothrix sp. D3o genome, one window contains:
- a CDS encoding PAS domain S-box protein, which yields MSNSTRILWQRYGFAVLAVLLGLALNLVLKAIFGMTSGVFLILLVPVTCSALYGGLEGGLFATFLSVLAVVLLPASVLSVVGDDKNFQLILFILQSFLTTGIIVKLQKGQQRNQVNFEQLQIREQELKLAREDGQELEGDLKQATQRVSNIIERMTDAFVALDQDWRITCVNKITAEINNQKPEEIIGKTHWEQWPWSAGTIVEQNYRRAMAEQVAVHFEVVYEPLNIWLEIHAYPSPEGLEIYFRDISEAKSFEVNMQKNLNLYRTLSEAIPELVWSVLPNGTMDFANEKWHEYTGMSLKEVNQEGWIKIIHPDDVPRAEELWQRALETGTPQQLEFRFKDKNGNYRWFLGRNVPLKDEQKNVIKWLGTSIEIDEIKRTEAALIESETRLRLALEAADLGLWDYDIVSGRQTWSDRCKEMFGIERQNPELDFDDFINSIHPEDQDRVANTQKQAIANKSYYNTEYRITKPNGSLAWMISFGRAFYDGEGNACRMLGVVMDITERRSAEEWLQNQQKWLENVINSMPVPVLFVEPGTAKVTFANRTADELAGGEFPKEKPAEEYHNIYYCTDGQGNRIPDERMPGVRVARGEQLNGFEMDWHTPLGVRSLIVYGDMLPAMHGHPATGVLIFQDINQLKKIQEALRQNQQWLHTIVENASAGIYVKDIEGRYLLFNRKSEEIAKMSRDKILGKTDFEVFPREFAEGYVENDKKVIESGMPMEAEEVGEFDGKRTVLLSFKCPLYDANGVPYAICGISTNITERKETEKAIQESNNRLNLLFETARDLLSSNRPVALIESLFIKLQSMMDIDVLFNYLADEKGAGISLKSYFGISDAVAKGIEWLPLGEEICGTVAEERRQITVSNIGKLTDKKTDFLRLVGLSAYSCQPLIAGDKLLGTISFGSRTRNSFTPDEVALMQAVCDQIAVAMERANLLDYLHRQTEELTQANRMKDEFLAVVSHELRSPLNAILGWATMLRGRQLNESTKAKALETIERNAKSQKQLIEDLLDVSRIITGKLRLKVLPVQLPPIIEAVLDTVRPAAEAKTIAIESALDWQIGPVLGDADRLQQIIWNLLSNAIKFTPNGGRVDVLLQSFIEPMGSNIIAYAQIEVRDTGIGIEPEFLPYVFDRFRQADSSSTRSYGGLGLGLSIVRQLVEMHGGTVGVESLGKGEGTTFWVKLPLRENPPLKPENITEKSLNFGDEDSSLALQGVRILVVDDEPDTREVVKIFLESCGAVVKEAMSAQQALKILQEWQPDILLSDIGMPLENGYDLLSKVRALPLEKGGGVPAVALTAYASGDDQKRALDAGFQKHLPKPVNPIDLAAVVASLVGR from the coding sequence ATGTCAAATTCTACCCGGATTTTATGGCAACGATACGGTTTTGCGGTTTTAGCTGTCCTGCTAGGATTGGCGCTAAATCTGGTTTTAAAAGCTATTTTTGGCATGACAAGTGGCGTGTTTTTGATTTTGTTGGTGCCGGTGACTTGTAGTGCATTGTATGGGGGACTAGAAGGAGGATTATTTGCTACTTTTTTAAGTGTGTTGGCGGTTGTTTTGTTGCCTGCTTCGGTGTTGTCGGTAGTTGGCGACGATAAAAATTTTCAGCTAATTTTATTTATTTTACAAAGTTTTTTGACTACGGGAATTATTGTTAAGTTGCAGAAGGGACAGCAGCGCAATCAAGTAAATTTTGAGCAACTGCAAATCAGAGAACAAGAATTAAAATTAGCAAGGGAAGACGGCCAAGAACTTGAGGGAGATTTAAAACAAGCCACGCAGCGAGTTAGTAATATTATTGAGAGGATGACTGATGCGTTTGTGGCGCTGGATCAAGACTGGCGTATTACTTGTGTTAATAAAATAACGGCTGAAATCAATAACCAAAAACCTGAAGAAATTATAGGTAAAACTCACTGGGAACAATGGCCCTGGTCTGCCGGCACTATTGTAGAGCAAAATTATCGGCGTGCAATGGCGGAACAGGTAGCGGTGCATTTTGAGGTGGTGTACGAACCGTTAAATATCTGGTTAGAAATTCATGCTTATCCTTCGCCTGAAGGGCTGGAGATTTATTTTAGAGATATTTCTGAGGCGAAAAGTTTTGAGGTTAATATGCAAAAGAATCTCAATCTTTACCGTACTCTCAGTGAAGCGATCCCGGAATTGGTGTGGTCAGTTTTACCGAATGGAACGATGGATTTTGCTAATGAAAAGTGGCATGAATACACCGGCATGAGTTTAAAAGAAGTGAACCAAGAAGGTTGGATAAAAATTATCCACCCAGACGATGTACCCCGCGCTGAGGAACTTTGGCAAAGGGCTTTAGAAACGGGAACACCTCAGCAACTAGAGTTTCGGTTTAAAGATAAAAATGGCAATTATCGGTGGTTTTTGGGCCGGAATGTACCTCTCAAAGATGAACAAAAAAATGTTATTAAATGGCTGGGTACGAGTATAGAAATTGACGAAATTAAACGTACCGAGGCGGCTTTAATTGAAAGTGAAACGCGCTTGCGGTTGGCTTTGGAGGCGGCTGATTTGGGTTTGTGGGATTATGATATAGTTTCGGGCCGGCAAACGTGGTCAGATCGCTGTAAAGAAATGTTTGGCATAGAACGGCAAAATCCCGAATTAGATTTTGATGATTTTATTAATTCTATTCATCCAGAAGACCAGGATCGAGTTGCGAATACGCAAAAACAAGCTATTGCCAATAAAAGTTATTACAACACAGAATATCGCATTACAAAACCAAATGGTTCTTTGGCCTGGATGATATCTTTTGGCCGTGCGTTTTATGATGGGGAGGGGAACGCTTGCCGGATGCTAGGGGTGGTGATGGATATCACCGAACGTAGAAGCGCCGAAGAATGGCTACAGAATCAGCAAAAATGGTTAGAAAATGTGATTAATTCCATGCCGGTGCCGGTGTTATTTGTGGAACCAGGAACGGCAAAAGTTACTTTTGCAAACCGCACTGCTGATGAACTGGCTGGGGGTGAGTTTCCTAAAGAAAAACCGGCTGAAGAATACCATAATATTTATTATTGTACTGATGGGCAAGGCAATCGCATTCCTGATGAAAGAATGCCTGGAGTTCGGGTGGCAAGAGGGGAACAATTAAACGGGTTTGAGATGGATTGGCATACGCCGCTTGGAGTGCGTTCGCTTATTGTTTATGGGGATATGCTGCCGGCAATGCACGGTCATCCAGCAACGGGTGTACTGATTTTTCAAGATATTAACCAGCTTAAGAAAATTCAAGAAGCATTGCGGCAAAATCAGCAATGGTTGCACACAATAGTCGAAAATGCTTCGGCGGGAATTTATGTGAAAGATATTGAAGGCCGGTATCTTTTGTTTAACCGCAAAAGTGAAGAAATTGCTAAAATGAGTCGGGATAAAATTTTGGGAAAAACTGATTTTGAAGTATTCCCCCGTGAGTTTGCCGAGGGGTATGTGGAAAACGATAAAAAGGTGATCGAGTCCGGGATGCCGATGGAAGCGGAAGAGGTAGGAGAATTTGATGGAAAAAGAACGGTTTTGCTGTCTTTTAAATGCCCGCTTTACGATGCAAATGGTGTACCCTATGCAATTTGCGGAATTTCTACAAATATTACGGAACGCAAAGAAACTGAAAAAGCAATTCAAGAGAGCAATAATCGCCTTAATTTGTTGTTTGAAACGGCCAGAGATTTGTTGTCTAGTAATAGGCCAGTGGCACTGATTGAAAGCTTGTTTATTAAGCTGCAAAGTATGATGGATATCGATGTTTTATTCAATTATTTGGCTGATGAAAAAGGCGCAGGAATTTCCTTAAAAAGCTACTTTGGGATCAGTGATGCGGTGGCTAAGGGCATTGAATGGTTACCTCTTGGGGAAGAAATATGCGGAACGGTGGCGGAAGAACGCCGTCAAATTACAGTGAGTAATATTGGTAAATTAACGGATAAAAAAACTGATTTTCTACGCTTGGTTGGGCTTTCTGCTTATTCTTGTCAGCCGCTTATTGCTGGGGATAAGCTATTGGGTACAATATCTTTTGGAAGCCGCACCCGGAACTCATTTACCCCGGATGAAGTGGCACTCATGCAGGCAGTTTGCGATCAAATAGCGGTGGCAATGGAACGAGCGAATTTATTAGATTATTTACACCGGCAAACCGAAGAACTCACCCAAGCAAATCGCATGAAAGATGAGTTTTTAGCTGTAGTTTCCCATGAATTAAGGTCGCCTTTGAATGCTATTTTAGGTTGGGCAACTATGTTGCGGGGAAGACAGTTAAATGAAAGCACAAAGGCGAAAGCTTTGGAGACAATAGAGCGAAATGCTAAGTCCCAAAAACAGTTAATTGAAGATTTGTTAGATGTCTCACGAATTATTACCGGCAAGTTGCGTTTAAAGGTGTTGCCGGTGCAATTACCACCGATTATTGAGGCCGTTTTGGATACGGTTAGACCGGCAGCAGAAGCGAAAACAATTGCTATAGAATCGGCGCTTGATTGGCAAATTGGGCCGGTTTTGGGAGATGCAGATCGTTTGCAGCAAATTATCTGGAATTTGTTATCAAATGCCATCAAATTTACGCCAAATGGCGGACGGGTGGATGTGCTTTTGCAAAGCTTTATTGAGCCGATGGGGTCAAATATTATTGCTTACGCCCAAATAGAAGTAAGGGATACCGGCATTGGTATTGAACCTGAATTTTTACCTTATGTTTTTGACCGTTTTCGTCAAGCAGATAGCTCTTCTACTCGCTCTTATGGAGGTTTAGGTTTAGGGTTATCTATTGTTCGTCAGTTGGTAGAAATGCACGGGGGAACTGTTGGGGTAGAAAGTCTGGGCAAGGGAGAGGGAACAACATTTTGGGTGAAGTTGCCTTTGAGAGAAAATCCTCCTCTAAAACCAGAAAATATCACCGAAAAATCTCTTAATTTTGGGGATGAGGATTCAAGTTTGGCTTTGCAAGGAGTACGCATTTTA
- a CDS encoding valine--tRNA ligase: protein MTATIPTLASQYEASTTEAKWQKYWEENQIFKASPEKGGKTYCIVIPPPNVTGSLHMGHAFEASLIDTLIRYHRMKGYNTLWVPGTDHASIAVQTILDKQLKAEGVSRYDLGREKFLERAWKWKAESGGTIVNQLRRLGVSVDWTRERFTMDEGLSKAVLEAFIQLYEQGLIYRGEYLVNWCPETQSAVSDLEVENKEVDGNLWHFRYPLSDNSGYLEVATTRPETMLGDTGVAVNPNDERYKHLVGKTLTLPIMNRQIPIIADELVDPEFGTGCVKVTPAHDPNDFEMGKRHNLPFINIMNKDGTLNENAGDFAGQKRFDARKNVVKRLEEEGFLVKIENYKHSVPYSDRGKVPVEPLLSTQWFVKIRPLADRCLEFLDNQNSPNFVPQRWEKVYRDWLVKLKDWCISRQLWWGHQIPAWYVVSETNGEIKDNTPFIVARNEAEAEEKAKLQFGENVKLQQDADVLDTWFSSGLWPFSTLGWPEKTLDLETYYPNATLVTGFDIIFFWVARMTMMAGHFTGQMPFKDVYIHGLVLDENGRKQSKSAGNGIDPRVLITKYGTDALRYALIKEVVGAGQDIRLEYNRKTDESATVEAARNFTNKMWNAARFVMMNLDGMTPQQLGNPDKESLELADRWILSRFHQVVQQTGNSIDNYGLGEAAKGLYEFFWGEFCDWYIELVKTRLQGEEKNTRRVAQQTLASVLEGVLKLLHPFMPHITAEIWHTLTQAGENDTLALQSYPEVDAGFIDSELESQFELLFETIRTIRNLRASADVKPSQKVKAILQSESEREQQILTAAKSYIQDLAKVEELTITAVLENQPQQTMAGVVGTVQVLMPLAGVVDVVALRAKLEKKLAKVDADINSLSARLAKPTFVENAKPEVVQGAKDALAEAQKQAEILRERLQGLTE from the coding sequence ATGACCGCAACTATACCAACCCTAGCCAGTCAATACGAAGCCTCCACCACAGAAGCCAAATGGCAAAAATACTGGGAAGAAAACCAAATTTTCAAAGCCTCCCCAGAAAAAGGCGGTAAAACCTACTGCATCGTCATTCCACCCCCAAACGTCACCGGCAGTCTCCACATGGGGCACGCCTTTGAAGCCTCTCTCATCGATACCTTAATCCGCTACCATCGCATGAAAGGCTACAATACCCTCTGGGTACCCGGCACCGATCATGCCAGCATTGCAGTCCAAACAATCCTTGACAAACAACTCAAAGCAGAAGGCGTTTCGCGTTACGATTTAGGGCGAGAAAAATTCCTTGAACGCGCCTGGAAATGGAAAGCAGAATCGGGCGGAACAATAGTCAATCAACTACGCCGGCTTGGTGTTTCTGTTGACTGGACACGCGAACGTTTCACAATGGATGAAGGCTTATCGAAAGCCGTTTTAGAAGCCTTTATTCAACTCTATGAACAAGGCTTAATTTATCGCGGCGAATACTTAGTAAACTGGTGCCCAGAAACACAATCTGCGGTTTCTGATTTAGAAGTAGAAAATAAAGAAGTAGACGGCAATTTATGGCATTTTCGTTACCCCCTCAGCGATAATTCTGGTTATTTAGAAGTCGCTACAACTCGCCCGGAAACAATGCTGGGAGATACAGGAGTGGCGGTAAATCCTAATGATGAACGCTATAAACATTTAGTAGGAAAAACCTTAACTCTGCCGATAATGAACCGGCAAATCCCCATCATTGCCGATGAATTAGTAGACCCGGAATTTGGCACCGGCTGCGTCAAAGTTACCCCCGCGCACGATCCCAACGATTTTGAAATGGGTAAACGCCACAATTTGCCGTTTATTAATATTATGAACAAAGACGGCACTTTAAATGAAAATGCGGGGGATTTTGCCGGCCAAAAACGCTTTGATGCTCGTAAAAATGTTGTAAAGCGGCTTGAGGAAGAAGGGTTTTTAGTTAAAATTGAAAACTATAAACATAGCGTTCCTTATAGTGACAGGGGTAAGGTGCCGGTGGAACCCCTCCTCTCAACACAATGGTTTGTCAAAATTCGCCCCTTAGCTGACAGATGCCTGGAATTTTTAGATAATCAAAATTCGCCCAATTTTGTGCCGCAACGTTGGGAAAAAGTTTATCGAGATTGGCTGGTAAAATTAAAAGATTGGTGTATTTCTCGGCAACTTTGGTGGGGTCATCAAATCCCGGCTTGGTATGTGGTGAGTGAAACCAATGGCGAAATAAAAGATAACACTCCGTTTATCGTAGCGCGCAACGAAGCAGAAGCCGAAGAAAAAGCCAAATTGCAATTTGGAGAAAATGTCAAACTTCAACAAGATGCCGATGTTTTGGATACTTGGTTTTCGTCTGGTTTGTGGCCGTTTTCTACATTAGGATGGCCGGAAAAAACCCTAGATTTAGAGACATATTATCCAAACGCAACTCTTGTCACCGGCTTTGATATTATCTTTTTCTGGGTGGCGCGGATGACAATGATGGCGGGACATTTCACCGGCCAAATGCCATTTAAAGACGTTTACATTCACGGGTTGGTACTTGATGAAAACGGACGCAAACAATCAAAATCTGCCGGTAATGGCATTGATCCGCGAGTATTAATTACAAAATATGGTACCGATGCTTTGCGGTATGCTTTGATAAAAGAAGTTGTGGGTGCCGGTCAAGATATCCGCTTAGAATACAATCGCAAAACCGATGAATCAGCAACCGTTGAAGCGGCGAGAAATTTCACTAATAAAATGTGGAATGCGGCGCGGTTCGTGATGATGAATTTGGATGGAATGACACCGCAACAATTGGGTAATCCTGATAAAGAAAGTTTAGAATTAGCCGACCGGTGGATTTTGTCACGATTCCATCAAGTTGTGCAACAAACCGGCAATTCTATCGACAATTATGGCCTAGGAGAAGCAGCAAAAGGACTGTATGAGTTTTTCTGGGGTGAGTTTTGTGATTGGTACATTGAATTAGTCAAAACTCGCTTACAAGGAGAAGAAAAAAACACCCGTCGAGTCGCACAACAAACCTTAGCATCTGTGTTAGAAGGTGTGCTGAAATTGCTGCATCCTTTTATGCCGCATATTACGGCAGAAATTTGGCATACTTTGACACAGGCGGGAGAAAATGATACTTTGGCTTTGCAAAGTTATCCAGAAGTTGATGCCGGTTTCATTGATAGCGAATTAGAATCACAGTTTGAATTGTTGTTTGAGACAATTCGGACAATTCGTAATTTGCGAGCAAGTGCAGATGTGAAACCTTCGCAAAAAGTTAAAGCAATTTTGCAAAGCGAAAGCGAACGGGAACAGCAAATTTTAACAGCAGCAAAGTCTTATATTCAAGATTTAGCTAAAGTTGAAGAATTGACAATTACCGCCGTTTTGGAAAACCAACCACAGCAAACAATGGCGGGAGTTGTGGGAACTGTGCAAGTTTTGATGCCTTTGGCGGGGGTGGTTGATGTTGTTGCACTCCGCGCTAAACTAGAGAAAAAACTGGCAAAAGTTGACGCTGATATTAACAGTTTGTCGGCGCGTTTAGCAAAACCGACTTTTGTGGAAAATGCCAAACCGGAAGTCGTGCAAGGTGCAAAAGATGCGCTGGCGGAAGCACAAAAACAAGCTGAAATTTTGCGTGAAAGATTGCAAGGTTTGACGGAGTAA
- a CDS encoding OFA family MFS transporter translates to MKDVKIFGLPAEKGRWLMIPLGIAVMLCLGTVYSWSIFRKPLEKMLSISATESLLPFTVMLVVYAILMPITGFYIDKIGVRKTIAIGGALTGLGYLLSSFAPNITVLVITYGIIGGAGVGIAYGVPLAVSAKWFPDKKGLALGLTVIGFGLSPLVTAPIANSLIQIFEVPRTFAILGIGFILLILPISTLIQIPPAGWTPAGWTPKEAINVSLKTGETPLLKTPSFYALWICYTIGTFCGLAAIGISSTVAQEIIKLDAGTAAIAVSLFAICNGVARPTFGWVTDRLKPKLAAVANYVLILIASILMSSAGEGNIATYLIAFCLFWLSLGGWLAIAPTATITLFKPEDYTKNYGVVFTAYGVGALLGTIVAGRIRDLFGSYTFAFYVTGVLAIVGIIIAVFSLKKAGSITQ, encoded by the coding sequence ATGAAAGACGTCAAAATTTTTGGATTACCAGCCGAGAAAGGCCGGTGGTTAATGATCCCTTTAGGAATAGCCGTCATGCTGTGTCTGGGCACAGTATATTCATGGAGTATATTCCGAAAACCCTTAGAAAAAATGCTCAGCATCAGCGCTACAGAAAGCCTTTTGCCTTTCACGGTGATGCTTGTTGTATATGCAATATTAATGCCAATTACCGGCTTTTATATCGATAAAATTGGCGTTCGCAAAACGATAGCTATTGGCGGGGCTTTGACAGGGTTAGGCTATCTTCTTTCAAGTTTTGCACCAAACATTACCGTTTTAGTAATCACTTATGGCATCATTGGAGGTGCCGGCGTTGGCATAGCCTACGGAGTACCCTTAGCGGTTTCTGCAAAATGGTTTCCCGACAAAAAAGGCTTAGCACTTGGCTTAACTGTGATAGGTTTCGGCTTATCACCCCTTGTAACAGCACCCATCGCCAATAGCCTCATTCAAATTTTTGAAGTACCCAGAACATTTGCCATATTAGGCATTGGTTTTATCCTCTTAATCCTGCCAATTTCTACCCTCATTCAAATTCCACCGGCAGGGTGGACACCGGCAGGGTGGACACCAAAAGAAGCCATAAATGTTTCCTTAAAAACCGGCGAAACACCCCTCTTAAAAACCCCCAGTTTTTATGCCTTATGGATCTGCTATACCATTGGAACTTTTTGCGGTTTAGCAGCCATAGGAATTTCCAGCACAGTCGCTCAAGAAATCATTAAACTCGATGCCGGTACTGCTGCAATTGCCGTTTCTTTATTTGCCATTTGTAACGGCGTAGCGCGTCCTACTTTTGGCTGGGTAACTGATAGATTAAAACCCAAATTAGCCGCCGTTGCCAACTACGTTTTAATCCTCATCGCCTCAATTTTAATGAGCAGTGCCGGTGAAGGAAACATCGCCACCTACCTCATCGCCTTTTGCCTATTTTGGCTCTCCCTTGGCGGCTGGTTAGCCATCGCTCCCACCGCCACTATTACCCTCTTTAAACCCGAAGATTACACCAAAAACTACGGCGTTGTTTTCACCGCTTACGGAGTGGGTGCATTATTAGGAACTATCGTAGCCGGTAGAATACGCGACTTGTTTGGCAGTTACACTTTTGCATTTTATGTCACTGGTGTGCTTGCCATTGTTGGCATTATTATTGCCGTTTTTAGCTTAAAAAAAGCCGGTAGCATCACTCAATAA
- a CDS encoding AarF/ABC1/UbiB kinase family protein yields the protein MQTKTASPNLSEQNTLATVTVESQLLPTVEATTEYLPAPESDALRYDPVAIAEYYKNRPVQVWGRALGIVRRFASFGLGILWDQKTGQTVKNQPKRAEQIRQLLTELGPAFIKVGQALSTRPDLVPPSYLEELTKLQDQLPPFPNQLAYQFIEEELGAPPQEIYAELTAMPVAAASLGQVYKGKLKTGETVAVKVQRPGLAESITLDVYILRKLSAWVQNNVKQVRSNLVEITDEFAARIFEEMDYSQEGRNAERFAELYGHLKDIYVPQIYWQYTNTRVLTMEWINGTKLTNIEALRQQGIDAAYLIEVGVQCSLRQLLEHGFFHADPHPGNLLATTDGQLAYLDFGMMSQVKPYQRYGLIEAVVHLVNRDFEGLARDYVSLEFLTPDTDLTPIIPALAGVFNNALGASVAELNFKSITDQLSEVMYEYPFRVPAYYALIIRSLVTLEGIAINVDPNFKVLSKAYPYVAKRLLTDPSPELRASLRDLLFKEGSFRWNRLENLLKNAQSSDDYDISQALNQALEFLFSERGDFIRDYLVDEIVKSVDTLSRQSLQNATAVVSEWFGLHVEQPAVSVADQQKLENIKRIIAILQETRGFDPLKVATAIPQLIAKPETQKMGQQIAGRLAQRLVARFIRDVFLKNEPVDVYEPVNPALSLPASR from the coding sequence ATGCAAACCAAAACTGCCTCCCCCAACTTATCTGAGCAGAATACCCTAGCTACAGTCACGGTAGAAAGCCAGCTTTTGCCTACCGTAGAGGCAACAACGGAATATCTACCGGCCCCCGAAAGCGACGCCTTGCGTTATGATCCGGTGGCGATTGCCGAATATTACAAAAACCGGCCGGTGCAAGTTTGGGGCCGGGCTTTAGGAATTGTGCGGAGATTTGCTAGTTTTGGTTTGGGTATTTTGTGGGATCAAAAAACCGGCCAAACCGTCAAAAATCAGCCGAAACGTGCCGAACAAATCCGGCAATTACTAACAGAATTAGGCCCAGCTTTTATTAAAGTCGGGCAGGCGCTTTCAACTAGACCTGATTTAGTGCCGCCAAGTTATTTAGAAGAATTAACCAAACTACAAGATCAATTACCACCTTTTCCCAATCAGTTAGCCTATCAATTTATTGAGGAAGAATTAGGTGCACCGCCGCAAGAAATTTATGCAGAATTAACAGCGATGCCGGTGGCGGCGGCCTCGTTGGGGCAAGTTTATAAAGGCAAACTGAAAACCGGCGAAACGGTAGCAGTAAAAGTTCAGCGACCAGGTTTAGCAGAGAGCATCACTTTAGATGTTTATATTTTACGGAAATTATCAGCTTGGGTGCAAAATAATGTGAAGCAAGTTCGCAGCAATTTAGTAGAAATTACTGATGAATTTGCGGCCCGGATTTTTGAAGAAATGGACTATAGCCAAGAAGGCCGAAATGCTGAACGCTTTGCCGAACTTTACGGCCATTTAAAAGATATTTATGTGCCGCAAATTTACTGGCAATACACAAATACTCGTGTGTTGACAATGGAGTGGATTAATGGCACAAAATTAACAAATATTGAGGCACTTCGTCAGCAAGGAATTGATGCAGCTTATTTAATAGAAGTCGGCGTGCAGTGTTCTTTACGGCAGTTATTAGAACACGGATTTTTTCACGCTGATCCGCACCCCGGAAATTTATTAGCCACCACAGACGGACAATTGGCTTATCTGGATTTTGGCATGATGAGTCAAGTTAAACCTTATCAGCGGTATGGCTTAATTGAGGCCGTTGTTCACTTGGTAAACCGCGATTTTGAAGGCTTGGCAAGAGATTATGTGAGTTTAGAGTTTTTGACTCCTGACACTGATTTAACGCCGATTATTCCGGCGCTGGCGGGGGTTTTTAATAATGCTTTGGGGGCTTCTGTTGCGGAGTTAAATTTCAAGAGTATTACCGATCAACTTTCTGAGGTGATGTATGAGTATCCGTTTAGGGTGCCGGCGTATTATGCCTTAATTATTCGCTCGTTGGTGACGCTTGAAGGGATTGCGATAAATGTTGATCCGAATTTTAAAGTTTTGAGCAAAGCTTATCCTTATGTGGCGAAAAGGTTGTTAACAGATCCGTCGCCGGAGTTGCGTGCTTCTTTGCGAGATTTGTTATTTAAAGAAGGTAGTTTTCGCTGGAATCGTTTGGAGAATTTGCTCAAGAATGCACAGAGTAGCGATGATTATGATATCAGTCAGGCTTTGAATCAAGCGCTGGAGTTTCTGTTTTCCGAACGTGGGGATTTTATTAGGGATTATTTGGTTGATGAGATTGTGAAAAGTGTGGATACTTTATCACGTCAAAGTTTACAAAATGCGACGGCGGTGGTGAGTGAATGGTTTGGTTTGCACGTTGAACAACCGGCGGTTTCTGTGGCTGATCAGCAAAAACTCGAAAATATTAAACGCATAATTGCAATTTTGCAAGAAACGAGGGGTTTTGATCCGCTGAAAGTGGCGACGGCTATTCCTCAGTTAATTGCTAAACCTGAAACCCAAAAAATGGGTCAACAAATTGCGGGCCGGCTTGCTCAACGTTTAGTAGCGCGGTTTATTCGGGATGTGTTTTTAAAAAATGAGCCGGTGGATGTTTATGAGCCGGTTAACCCTGCTCTTTCTTTGCCGGCTTCAAGATAG